A region of Ficedula albicollis isolate OC2 chromosome 10, FicAlb1.5, whole genome shotgun sequence DNA encodes the following proteins:
- the IREB2 gene encoding iron-responsive element-binding protein 2 isoform X2 yields the protein MEFGRNRERLQFFKWSSKVFENISIIPPETGMAHQVNLEYLSRVVFDVKDLLHPDSVVGTDSHMTMVNGLGILGWGVGGIEAEAVMLGMPLSLPLPHVVGCELTGTASPLATSIDIVLSITKHLRQVDVAGKFVEFFGSGVSQLSIADRTTIANMCPEYGAILSFFPVDNVTLEHLKHAGFDKAKLEVTEAYLKAVKLFRSDESSSREPEYSQVVQVSLGSIIPYVSGPKRSQDRVAVNNMKSDFQACLNEKSGVKGFQIAAEKQNDTVPVEYEGNEYKLSHGCVVIAAVISCTNNCNPSVMLAAGLLAKKAVEAGLAVKPYIRTSLSPGSGMVTHYLSSSGVLPYLSKLGFEVVGYGCSTCVGNTAPLPEAIRNAIKQGEIIACGVLSGTKNFEGRLCDCVRANYLASPPLVVAYAIAGTVRIDFDSEPLGTGFDGKSIYLRDIWPTRQELHTVEEECVISSMFRELKEKMEKGNKRWNLLEAPESTLFPWDLKSTYIRCPSFFDKLAKEAAPPAAVENAHVLLFLGDSVTTDHISPAGSIARSSAAAKYLSSRGLTPREFNSYGARRGNDAVMTRGTFANIKLLNKFIGKPAPKTVHFPSGQTLDVFEAAELYQKEGIPVIILAGKKYGLGSSRDWAAKGPFLLGVKAVLAESYEKVHRSQLIGIGIAPLQFRPGENPTTLGLTGREQFSIMFPPDLSPRMTLDVKTSTGKVFSVIALFENSMEITLYKNGGSLNFVARRFL from the exons ATGGAATTTGGCAGAAATAGAGAGAGGCTTCAGTTTTTTAAG TGGAGTTCAAAAGTTTTTGAGAATATTTCCATAATTCCACCCGAGACTGGAATGGCACACCAAGTGAACTTGGAATATTTGTCCCGAGTGGTTTTTGACGTGAAGGATTTGCTGCACCCCGATAGTGTGGTTGGCACAGACTCACACATGACTATGGTCAATGGCTTGGGTATCTTGGGCTGGG gcgTTGGGGGCATCGAGGCGGAGGCGGTGATGCTGGGGATGCCGCTcagcctgcccctgccccacGTGGTGGGCTGTGAGCtcacgggcactgccagccccctgGCCACCTCCATCGACATCGTCCTCAGCATCACCAAG CATCTTAGACAAGTTGATGTCGCTGGAAAATTTGTTGAGTTTTTTGGGAGTGGTGTTTCCCAACTGTCCATAGCAGACCGAACCACAATAGCAAATATGTGTCCTGAATATGGTGCTATTCTGAGTTTTTTCCCTGTTGATAATGTGACATTGGAGCACTTAAAGCATGCAG GTTTTGATAAGGCCAAGCTTGAAGTCACAGAAGCGTATCTTAAAGCTGTGAAGTTATTTAGAAGTGATGAGAGTTCTTCCAGAGAGCCTGAGTATTCCCAG GTGGTGCAAGTTAGTCTAGGTTCTATAATTCCATATGTCAGTGGCCCCAAGAGATCCCAAGATAGAGTGGCTGTTAATAACATGAAAAGTGACTTCCAAGCCTGCTTAAATGAAAAG TCTGGTGTCAAAGGGTTTCAGATTGCAGCTGAGAAGCAGAATGACACTGTGCCTGTTGAGTATGAAGGAAATGAATACAAGCTGTCCCACGGCTGCGTTGTCATTGCTGCAGTCATCAGCTGTACAAACAATTGCAATCCATCTGTCATGCTTGCTGCAG GACTGCTGGCCAAGAAAGCTGTTGAGGCTGGCCTGGCAGTGAAGCCCTACATCAGAACAAGTCTGTCCCCTGGCAGTGGCATGGTTACACATTACCTCAGTTCCAGTGGAGTGCTGCCATACCTCAGCAAGCTTGG GTTTGAGGTTGTTGGTTATGGGTGTTCCACCTGTGTTGGGAACACGGCCCCTTTGCCAGAAGCCATCAGGAATGCAATAAAACAG GGTGAGATCATTGCCTGTGGGGTGCTCTCTGGCACAAAGAACTTTGAGGGCCGCCTGTGTGACTGCGTCCGTGCCAACTACCTGGCGTCCCCTCCGCTGGTCGTGGCCTACGCCATCGCGGGCACCGTGCGCATCGACTTCGACAGCGAGCCCTTGG GCACCGGCTTTGATGGCAAAAGCATTTACTTACGAGACATTTGGCCCACCCGCCAAGAACTTCACACAGTGGAGGAAGAGTGTGTGATATCATCCATGTTTAGGGAGttgaaagaaaagatggag aAAGGAAACAAACGATGGAATTTACTGGAAGCACCAGAGTCAACTTTATTTCCCTGGGATTTGAAATCTACTTATATTAGATGTCCTTCCTTTTTTGATAAACTT GCCAAAGaagcagctcccccagcagcagtggagaaCGCGCAcgtgctgctgttcctgggagACTCTGTCACCACGGATCACATCTCCCCCGCCGGCAGCATCgccaggagcagtgctgctgccaagtacctgagcagcagagg ACTCACACCTCGTGAATTCAACTCTTATGGGGCTCGAAGAGGTAATGATGCTGTGATGACGAGAGGCACCTTTGCAAATATCAAGCTTCTGAATAAGTTCATAGGAAAACCAGCTCCTAAAACAGTTCACTTCCCATCAGGACAAACG CTGGATGTGTTTGAAGCAGCGGAGCTGTACCAGAAGGAGGGCATTCCTGTCATTATTCTAGCAGGAAAGAAGTATGGACTGGGTAGCTCAAGAGACTGGGCTGCAAAAGGACCTTTTTTACTG GGTGTTAAAGCTGTCCTGGCTGAGAGCTATGAGAAGGTTCATAGGAGTCAGCTGATTGGAATTGGCATTGCTCCTCTTCAGTTTCGTCCTGGGGAAAATCCAACTACTTTGGGACTCACTGGCAGAGAGCAATTCTCTATAATGTTCCCTCCAGACCTGTCGCCCAGAATGACTTTGGATGTTAAG acAAGCACTGGAAAAGTATTCAGCGTGATTGCCTTGTTTGAAAACAGTATGGAGATAACTTTATACAAGAATGGTGGAAGTCTGAACTTTGTGGCTCGAAGATTCTTATAG